From a single Rosa rugosa chromosome 7, drRosRugo1.1, whole genome shotgun sequence genomic region:
- the LOC133722863 gene encoding uncharacterized protein LOC133722863: MSDMKLVVNRRFPAILANEFLPRPGHREEAMMMFRRTISCSDIQLATDELSYELYAPNHFARQFGLAQLVPWPLVDSANYYTSWRRSAPPGSAPFQSQFTLIVIPPWVRALYPLNDVDDDYADWWKEVSVNCWGMNNYDLFAILFRDLEHPFAVDSDILEQYYAGEAPPPVPAPPQHQPVPPPQPQRPSRQAQPGIQIREHGASRTTRSRAASTQAGKQKAVAEEPPEGESFDDDDVSLAEVNCPRLILSLHIWLSRPLLFSQL; the protein is encoded by the exons ATGTCGGATATGAAGTTGGTGGTAAATAGAAGATTCCCCGCGATATTGGCAAATGAGTTTCTTCCTCGCCCGGGTCATCGCGAAGAAGCTATGATGATGTTTCGCCGCACTATTTCTTGCTCTGACATTCAATTGGCCACGGATGAACTAAGTTATGAACTTTATGCACCCAATCACTTTGCtcgtcaatttgggttggcccagttggtaccctggcctctggttgattctgccaattactacacctcttggcggagatcagctccgcctgggtctgccccctttcagagtcagtttactttgatagtgattcccccttgggtcagagcgctataccccctcaacgatgttgatgatgactatgctgattggtggaaagaagtgtcagtgAACTGTTGGGGCATGAATAACTATGACCTTTTTGCCATCCTTTTCCGCGACTTGGAACATCCCTTTGCCGTGGACAGCGACATCCTTGAACAATATTATGCTGGTGAGGCTCCGCCTCCTGTTCCTGCTCCTCCGCAACATCAACCTGTTCCGCCCCCGCAGCCGCAAAGGCCCTCGCGGCAAGCACAACCGGGAATACAGATTCGTGAACATGGGGCAtca cgtaccacccggagcagggcagcctctactcaggccgggaaacagaaggcagtagccgAGGAGCCTCCTGAGGGGGAGTCCTTTGACGATGACGATGTGAGCCTTGCTGAGgtaaactgccccagactaattctgagtttgcacatttggctttccagaccccttctattttctcagttgtga
- the LOC133722864 gene encoding uncharacterized protein LOC133722864, whose translation MTTEILAALEVQEVNEVRPLPLEDQVPDIDPTAREDSVCTEEVAANAAGLIGGTVAPEMENDTDGGGAPQVSRTNETTVEAEGSVLESAPLAHGEPRVEFPDSPAAEGKDQPIEDEETEEAIHPFALVVRDPVAPPPPPPPPTRFERLMRVLEITPPSAVDEAKMVLHEHLGPQVLETDILPRVLEALRYLCQEKALTLQQFSAIDDLLNELDEALQRQPDTACISPTYAELIFYLPHVNP comes from the exons atgacgacagagattctcgcggcactagaggtccaagaggtgaatgaggtgaggcctcttcctcttgaagaccaagtaccagatattgacccgacagctcgagag gattctgtttgtaccgaggaggtggctgcaaacgctgctggtcttatcggcgggacagtcgccccagagatggaaaatgatactgacggtggtggtgccccccaagtctcgcgaacaaatgagacaaccgtcgaagctgagggctctgtgcttgaatctgctccacttgcccatggtgagccgcgagttgagtttccagattctcccgcggctgaagggaaagaccaacctattgaagatgaagaaactgaggaagctatccacccttttgcattggtggttcgtgatcctgtggcgcctccgccgcctcctcctcctcccaccagattcgagagactgatgagggtgttggagataactcctccttctgctgtggatgaggctaagatggtgcttcacgaacatctgggtcctcaggtattggagacagacatcctcccgcgagtcttggaagccctaaggtatctttgccaggagaaggcattgaccctacagcaatttagtgccattgacgatctgctgaatgaacttgatgAGGCCctccaacgtcaaccg GACACTGCTTGTATATCTCCTACATATGCTGAACTTATCTTCTACCTGCCTCATGTAAACCCATAA